A genomic stretch from Mycobacterium paraterrae includes:
- a CDS encoding LGFP repeat-containing protein, with protein sequence MAKWETLTDEQKKDLGAPYDNQKNTADNTGVYQQYDGGVLIYKNGGPVYLVWGKIRDAWNDNQASQGRLGYPTADETKEPDGTYKSTFEHGTITWKEGDDNATVTFS encoded by the coding sequence TTGGCCAAGTGGGAGACCCTCACCGACGAGCAGAAGAAGGACCTCGGCGCGCCCTACGACAACCAGAAGAACACCGCCGACAACACCGGCGTTTACCAGCAGTACGACGGTGGCGTCCTGATCTACAAGAACGGCGGACCGGTCTACCTGGTGTGGGGCAAGATCCGCGACGCGTGGAACGACAACCAGGCCTCGCAGGGCAGGCTGGGGTATCCGACCGCCGACGAGACGAAGGAGCCGGACGGCACCTACAAGTCGACGTTCGAGCACGGCACCATCACCTGGAAAGAAGGGGACGACAACGCGACGGTGACGTTCAGCTGA
- a CDS encoding DUF5336 domain-containing protein: protein MTYPPGNPGYPPAQSPGSYGAPASTSFAKSEDAESNLKHYLTIAVAVLGVLTYLASYFPMVSRVLPNGDELVEKGSTLPVDLVLLAGLLAGVSLLPKAKNYLAVVAAISLLGSLLLIQDTVDASDRGAGLWIAVTAGVVQAGLAVAALLLDAGVITAPAPRPKYDQYYGQYGGYYGQQQAPYQQSGYGAQYGGYPSGQTTGGFPAQPGPQPSSVQSQQHGSPTPPTGFPSFSPPPSPGSNTPGQGNSSDQGGPVHGQHEYGSGQQPQAPSGPSQS, encoded by the coding sequence ATGACTTACCCGCCCGGCAACCCCGGATATCCGCCCGCGCAGTCGCCCGGCTCCTACGGAGCTCCCGCATCGACGTCGTTCGCGAAGTCGGAGGACGCCGAGAGCAACCTCAAGCACTACCTGACCATTGCGGTCGCGGTGCTGGGCGTGCTGACCTACCTGGCCAGCTACTTCCCGATGGTCTCCCGTGTGCTGCCCAACGGCGACGAGCTCGTCGAAAAGGGCAGCACTCTGCCGGTCGACCTCGTGTTGCTGGCCGGCCTACTGGCCGGGGTCAGTCTGTTGCCCAAGGCCAAGAACTACCTCGCCGTCGTCGCCGCGATCTCGCTTCTGGGCTCGCTGCTGCTCATCCAGGACACCGTCGACGCGTCGGATCGCGGCGCCGGGTTGTGGATCGCTGTCACCGCCGGTGTCGTGCAGGCCGGTCTGGCCGTCGCCGCTCTCCTGCTCGACGCGGGCGTGATCACCGCACCGGCGCCTCGTCCGAAGTACGACCAGTACTACGGCCAGTACGGCGGCTACTACGGCCAGCAGCAGGCCCCCTACCAGCAGTCCGGCTACGGGGCGCAGTACGGCGGTTACCCGTCCGGCCAGACGACCGGTGGATTCCCCGCACAGCCGGGACCTCAGCCGAGCTCCGTCCAGTCCCAGCAGCACGGATCGCCAACCCCGCCAACGGGTTTCCCGAGCTTCAGCCCGCCGCCGTCGCCCGGCTCCAACACGCCGGGCCAGGGCAACTCCAGTGACCAGGGCGGCCCTGTCCACGGCCAGCACGAGTACGGCTCAGGTCAGCAACCGCAGGCGCCGTCGGGTCCGTCCCAGTCCTGA
- a CDS encoding alpha/beta hydrolase fold domain-containing protein yields MNSLDWRERPETAHFGPASWQSTVLAVLTAIFVRPVLATLTLIGIVVNRISPDTLQRVRLDGIDGSMKFIRPLPGTDVTQVELPHCRAEWVVAPEARDSTSLIVYFHGSALVTLGLNSHRRFVSRLSQATGAKVLNVGYRLAPQASIEEAVADGLDGYRFALAQGFAPERIVLAGDSAGGLMAADVALAARDAGLPVPAGQALMSPLTSSDMGLKYRALKDHRDVMFPFMTVKFIYDVFATVNGTRPPPLMPPEADLRGLGPFLLQAGTHEMLLNDTVVFAERLREQNVAVWVQLWHKAMHMFQLSFDVNPDARRAVAEVAAFIRYATSVQDEITA; encoded by the coding sequence GTGAATTCACTCGACTGGCGCGAACGGCCCGAGACCGCGCACTTCGGCCCCGCCTCGTGGCAGTCCACCGTGCTCGCCGTGTTGACCGCCATCTTCGTCCGCCCGGTGCTGGCCACCTTGACCCTCATCGGCATCGTGGTCAATCGCATTAGCCCAGACACCCTGCAACGCGTCCGACTCGACGGCATCGACGGCTCGATGAAGTTCATCCGGCCGTTGCCCGGCACCGACGTCACGCAGGTCGAGTTGCCGCACTGTCGGGCCGAATGGGTCGTCGCACCCGAAGCACGCGATTCGACGTCGCTGATCGTGTACTTCCACGGCTCGGCGCTGGTCACCCTGGGCCTTAACTCCCACCGCCGCTTCGTCAGCCGGTTGTCGCAGGCGACCGGCGCCAAAGTGCTCAACGTCGGTTACCGGTTGGCACCGCAGGCCAGCATCGAAGAGGCCGTCGCGGACGGTCTGGACGGCTACCGCTTCGCGCTGGCGCAGGGATTCGCGCCCGAGCGGATCGTGTTGGCCGGCGACTCGGCCGGCGGACTGATGGCCGCCGACGTCGCATTGGCCGCGCGGGACGCCGGGCTGCCGGTGCCGGCGGGGCAGGCATTGATGTCGCCGCTGACCTCGTCGGACATGGGCCTGAAGTACCGGGCGCTGAAAGACCACCGCGACGTGATGTTTCCGTTCATGACGGTGAAGTTCATCTACGACGTGTTCGCGACGGTGAACGGCACCCGGCCGCCGCCGCTGATGCCGCCCGAGGCCGACCTTCGCGGGCTGGGCCCATTCCTGCTGCAAGCCGGCACCCACGAGATGCTGCTCAACGACACCGTTGTGTTCGCCGAACGGCTACGCGAACAAAACGTCGCAGTCTGGGTCCAGCTGTGGCACAAGGCGATGCACATGTTCCAGCTGAGCTTCGACGTCAACCCCGACGCCCGCCGGGCGGTCGCGGAGGTCGCGGCCTTCATCCGCTACGCGACCAGCGTGCAGGACGAGATCACCGCCTAG
- the purH gene encoding bifunctional phosphoribosylaminoimidazolecarboxamide formyltransferase/IMP cyclohydrolase produces MSNSEGRRPIRRALISVYDKTGLVDLAKGLADAGVEIVSTGSTAKTIADKGIPVTPVEELTGFPEVLDGRVKTLHPRVHAGLLADLRKPEHAEALEQLGIAAFELVVVNLYPFSETVESGAGVDECVEQIDIGGPSMVRASAKNHPSVAVVTDPLGYDGVLAAVRSGGFTLAERKKLASLAFRHTAEYDVAVAGWMESTLAPEEPATEFPEWVAGTWRRSTQLRYGENPHQKAALYVDDSGWPGLAQAEQLHGKEMSYNNFTDADAAWRAAFDHQDICVAIIKHANPCGIAISSDSVADAHRKAHECDPLSAFGGVIAANTEVSVEMAEYVSTIFTEVIVAPAYAPGAVDVLARKKNIRVLVAAQPEGDAFERRQISGGLLVQQRDRIDAPGDDPNNWTLATGEPADPATLADLVFAWRTCRAVKSNAIVIAGGGATLGVGMGQVNRVDAARLAVERGGDRVRGAVAASDAFFPFPDGLETLAAAGVKAIVHPGGSVRDDEVTAAAANFGIALYLTGARHFAH; encoded by the coding sequence ATGAGTAACAGTGAAGGCAGGCGGCCGATCCGCCGCGCGTTGATCAGCGTGTACGACAAGACCGGTCTGGTCGACCTCGCCAAGGGACTGGCCGATGCCGGGGTAGAGATCGTCTCTACCGGCTCGACAGCGAAAACCATTGCCGACAAGGGCATTCCGGTTACCCCGGTGGAAGAACTCACCGGCTTTCCGGAGGTGCTCGACGGTCGGGTCAAGACCTTGCATCCCAGGGTCCATGCCGGGTTGCTCGCCGACCTCCGCAAACCTGAGCACGCCGAGGCCCTCGAGCAACTCGGCATCGCGGCGTTCGAGTTGGTGGTGGTCAACCTATACCCGTTCAGCGAGACCGTGGAGTCGGGCGCGGGCGTCGACGAGTGTGTCGAGCAGATCGACATCGGCGGACCATCGATGGTCCGCGCGTCAGCCAAAAATCATCCCAGCGTCGCGGTGGTCACCGACCCGCTGGGTTACGACGGCGTGCTGGCCGCCGTGCGCAGCGGCGGGTTCACGCTCGCCGAGCGAAAGAAGTTGGCGTCGTTGGCCTTTCGGCACACCGCCGAGTACGACGTGGCAGTGGCCGGCTGGATGGAATCGACGCTGGCGCCCGAGGAGCCGGCGACGGAATTCCCCGAATGGGTGGCCGGCACATGGCGCCGCTCGACCCAGCTGCGCTACGGCGAGAACCCGCACCAGAAGGCCGCGCTGTATGTCGACGACAGCGGCTGGCCCGGCCTGGCGCAGGCCGAGCAACTGCACGGAAAAGAGATGTCCTACAACAACTTCACTGACGCCGACGCCGCCTGGCGGGCGGCATTCGATCACCAGGACATCTGCGTCGCGATCATCAAGCACGCCAATCCCTGCGGCATCGCCATTTCGTCGGACTCAGTCGCCGACGCGCACCGCAAGGCTCATGAATGCGACCCGCTCAGCGCGTTCGGTGGCGTGATCGCGGCCAACACCGAGGTCAGCGTCGAGATGGCCGAATACGTCAGCACGATCTTTACCGAAGTGATCGTCGCGCCGGCCTACGCGCCGGGCGCCGTCGACGTGCTGGCCCGTAAGAAGAACATCCGGGTGCTGGTGGCCGCGCAGCCGGAGGGTGACGCGTTCGAACGCCGTCAGATCAGCGGCGGGCTGCTGGTGCAACAACGCGACCGGATCGACGCACCGGGCGACGACCCGAACAACTGGACGCTGGCGACCGGTGAGCCGGCCGACCCGGCCACGCTGGCAGACCTGGTCTTCGCCTGGCGAACCTGCCGGGCGGTGAAGTCCAATGCGATCGTCATCGCCGGTGGCGGCGCGACCCTCGGCGTCGGTATGGGCCAGGTGAACCGTGTCGACGCCGCCCGCTTGGCCGTCGAGCGTGGGGGAGACCGGGTCCGGGGTGCGGTCGCCGCGTCCGATGCCTTCTTCCCGTTCCCGGACGGCCTGGAGACCCTGGCCGCCGCGGGCGTCAAGGCGATCGTGCATCCGGGCGGCTCGGTGCGCGACGACGAGGTGACTGCCGCCGCGGCCAACTTCGGCATCGCGCTCTACCTGACCGGCGCGCGGCACTTCGCGCACTAG
- the purN gene encoding phosphoribosylglycinamide formyltransferase → MQQSFRVPPSAPARLVVLASGTGSLLASLLDAAVGDYPARVVAVGVDRDCAAVDIASAASLPSFRVRLGDYPDREAWDAALTEATAEHSPDLVVSAGFMKILGPQFLSKFEGRTLNTHPALLPAFPGAHGVADALAHGVKVTGCTVHLVDAGTDTGPILAQQAVPVLDDDDEQTLHERIKVIERRLLVDVIAAVATGGVTWIGRKATIG, encoded by the coding sequence GTGCAGCAATCGTTCCGTGTGCCTCCCAGCGCACCGGCACGGTTGGTCGTGCTGGCCTCAGGCACCGGTTCGCTGCTGGCGTCACTGCTGGACGCCGCGGTCGGTGACTACCCGGCGCGGGTGGTGGCCGTCGGCGTCGACCGCGACTGCGCGGCCGTCGACATCGCCTCCGCTGCCTCCCTGCCCTCGTTCCGGGTGCGGCTTGGCGACTACCCCGATCGCGAGGCATGGGACGCCGCGCTCACCGAGGCCACGGCCGAGCATTCGCCGGACCTCGTCGTGTCGGCGGGTTTCATGAAGATACTTGGACCGCAGTTCCTTTCGAAGTTCGAGGGCCGGACGCTCAATACCCATCCGGCGCTGTTGCCGGCCTTTCCCGGCGCGCACGGGGTGGCCGACGCGCTGGCCCACGGCGTCAAAGTGACCGGGTGCACGGTGCATCTGGTCGACGCCGGCACCGACACCGGCCCGATACTGGCCCAGCAGGCCGTTCCGGTGCTCGACGACGACGACGAACAAACCCTGCACGAACGCATCAAGGTGATCGAACGGCGACTCTTGGTGGACGTGATAGCCGCGGTGGCGACTGGCGGCGTGACCTGGATCGGACGAAAGGCGACTATCGGATGA